In Allocoprobacillus halotolerans, a genomic segment contains:
- a CDS encoding winged helix-turn-helix domain-containing protein, whose translation MCSDLKPRWKQDSPLTEFQEGDLYICLEQRLVMIREREIYLTAKEFEILCLLASNPNRVFTYEIIMDIVWHENYSYYFRKAINNHVSNLRKKLKTESGDPDYIKSVTGIGYKFALP comes from the coding sequence ATGTGTTCCGATTTAAAGCCTAGATGGAAGCAAGATAGCCCGCTTACAGAATTTCAAGAGGGCGATTTATACATCTGTCTGGAACAACGACTTGTGATGATTCGTGAGCGAGAAATATATCTGACAGCCAAAGAGTTTGAAATATTATGTCTACTTGCCAGTAACCCAAACAGAGTATTTACCTATGAGATTATCATGGATATAGTCTGGCATGAGAACTACTCCTATTATTTCCGGAAAGCCATTAATAACCATGTAAGCAATCTGCGAAAAAAGCTAAAGACAGAATCGGGCGATCCTGATTATATCAAAAGCGTTACCGGAATCGGATATAAATTTGCACTGCCATAA
- a CDS encoding tyrosine-type recombinase/integrase, translating to MEKTKTEYGCRFIPMTEEVYQSLKNILAHRKQLKTEMIVDGYRGFILLDKDDKPKVALHIENEMRWAMKKYKKLYPNKPLPHITPHVFRHTFCTNMASAGKDIKNLQYIMGHSDVGVMLNVYTHASYDRAAEQMSKIIDFKGIDAQGKRKNQAENTPNYYTICP from the coding sequence GTGGAGAAAACTAAGACAGAGTACGGATGCCGTTTTATTCCCATGACGGAGGAAGTTTACCAAAGCCTGAAAAATATCCTTGCCCACCGCAAGCAGCTTAAGACGGAAATGATTGTGGATGGTTACAGAGGGTTCATTCTGTTGGATAAGGACGATAAGCCAAAAGTTGCCCTTCATATTGAAAATGAAATGCGTTGGGCGATGAAAAAGTACAAGAAGCTGTACCCGAATAAGCCGCTGCCGCATATCACGCCCCATGTATTCCGCCATACTTTCTGTACGAATATGGCAAGTGCCGGTAAGGATATTAAAAACTTGCAGTATATCATGGGACACTCTGATGTAGGCGTAATGTTGAATGTTTACACCCATGCAAGCTATGACCGGGCGGCAGAACAGATGTCAAAGATTATTGACTTTAAGGGGATTGATGCACAGGGAAAGAGAAAAAATCAGGCTGAAAATACACCAAATTACTACACCATTTGCCCGTGA
- a CDS encoding GNAT family N-acetyltransferase, translating into MGDYKGLTDKECNYEYSIYREKIFTAEQVEELFLSVKWISGKYPDRLYRALLNSSTVITAWDNKRLVGLVRVLDDGGMVAYIHYVLVHPDYHKNGIAGTMIKQVKEKYKNYLYLEVMPEESKNATFYERFGFQVMKDGVAMQISNY; encoded by the coding sequence ATGGGAGATTATAAAGGTTTGACAGATAAGGAGTGTAACTATGAATATTCAATATACCGAGAAAAAATATTTACCGCAGAGCAGGTAGAAGAACTGTTTTTATCTGTAAAGTGGATTTCCGGAAAATATCCGGATAGATTATACCGAGCATTGCTCAATTCCTCTACGGTAATTACAGCATGGGACAATAAACGCTTAGTCGGTCTTGTCAGAGTTTTAGATGACGGCGGAATGGTAGCGTATATACACTATGTTCTTGTTCATCCAGATTATCATAAAAATGGAATTGCGGGTACTATGATAAAGCAGGTGAAAGAGAAATACAAAAATTATCTATATCTTGAAGTTATGCCGGAAGAAAGCAAGAATGCTACTTTTTATGAACGCTTTGGATTTCAGGTAATGAAAGACGGAGTTGCCATGCAAATTTCTAATTATTAA
- a CDS encoding O-acetylhomoserine aminocarboxypropyltransferase/cysteine synthase family protein, giving the protein MKDGTKCLHSGYSPKNSEPRVVPIVQSTTYVYDTVEEIAEVFDDPTKSLIYSRFGNPTVMAVENKIAELECGVGAMCTTSGQAAVLLSLLNICNAGDSFISTTEIYGGSVNLFSHTLKRLGIECIFVDRNLGEEEIERKIRPNTKAIFGETLANPALTVLDIEKFANIAHKHFIPLIVDNTFATPILCKPFEYGADIVVHSTSKYMDGHAVQIGGVIVDGGNFNWDNGKFPDLTEPDETYHGISYTEKYGNRAYITKARMQLMRDFGVYPAAHSAFLLNLGLETLSVRMKQYCENAMTVAQYLSSSDKVESIKYPGLKTDESYLLAQKYLKGCSGVISFVIKGGKSAALRFMNSLHLASNEVHVADIRTCVLHPASETHRQLSEEQLLAAGISGGMVRLSVGLENVSDILEDLEIALSQV; this is encoded by the coding sequence ATGAAAGATGGAACAAAATGTCTGCATTCAGGATATTCTCCCAAAAATTCAGAACCGAGGGTAGTGCCTATTGTGCAAAGCACTACTTATGTCTATGACACTGTTGAAGAAATTGCCGAGGTCTTTGACGACCCTACAAAATCACTTATTTATTCCCGCTTTGGGAATCCAACCGTTATGGCTGTAGAAAATAAAATAGCCGAATTAGAATGCGGTGTCGGTGCAATGTGTACTACATCTGGACAGGCGGCAGTTCTCTTATCCTTGCTTAATATTTGTAATGCCGGAGATAGTTTTATCAGCACAACTGAAATCTATGGTGGATCTGTAAATCTATTTTCCCATACACTAAAAAGATTAGGCATTGAATGTATCTTTGTTGACAGAAATTTAGGTGAAGAAGAAATCGAACGAAAAATCAGACCAAATACAAAAGCAATCTTTGGAGAAACACTTGCAAATCCGGCATTAACAGTATTGGATATAGAAAAATTTGCCAATATTGCCCATAAGCATTTTATTCCGCTTATTGTTGACAATACATTTGCAACCCCGATTCTTTGTAAACCATTTGAATATGGGGCAGATATTGTCGTCCATTCCACATCAAAATATATGGACGGTCATGCGGTTCAAATTGGTGGCGTTATTGTAGACGGAGGAAACTTTAATTGGGATAATGGAAAATTCCCGGATTTGACAGAACCAGACGAAACTTATCATGGTATTTCATATACAGAAAAATATGGAAACCGAGCGTATATCACAAAAGCCAGAATGCAGTTAATGCGTGACTTTGGAGTATATCCGGCTGCTCACTCTGCCTTTTTACTTAATCTGGGTTTGGAAACACTATCAGTCCGTATGAAACAGTATTGTGAAAATGCAATGACTGTTGCTCAATATCTATCCAGTTCAGATAAAGTTGAAAGTATCAAATACCCAGGGTTAAAGACAGATGAAAGCTATTTACTTGCACAGAAATATCTAAAGGGATGTAGCGGTGTCATTTCTTTTGTCATAAAAGGTGGTAAGTCTGCTGCACTCCGATTTATGAATAGCTTACATCTTGCTTCAAATGAGGTTCATGTAGCTGACATACGGACTTGTGTTTTACACCCTGCCAGTGAAACACATAGACAATTAAGCGAAGAACAACTTCTTGCAGCCGGAATTAGCGGAGGTATGGTTCGTTTGTCGGTTGGATTAGAAAATGTATCCGATATTTTAGAAGATTTGGAGATAGCCCTATCACAAGTTTGA